The DNA window AATGTAGTTTACCATCCTGCAACAGAACATACGAGATAAGAGTTGAAAGGGGAGGAACCATTTCAAAAGAAATACAAATTGCAGTGTTTGTGAACCAAGTACATAAATATGGTGAAGCAGCATCCTGGATAAGGTTTTAAGCCATAAACGTGTGATACAGCAACCTAACGTCAATAGTCTTGCAATAATGAACCAAGGCGCTAGAATGTATGACAGATGGACGAATCAGATTTTCAGAGTTTTATTCAAAGAGGTGCAAAGTGATAGCTCGAATACATGACTCATCTATTGCACAAGAGGACAATCAAATAGAAAGCAAAGTTTTAGCAGAAGTTTCAAGTTTCGACTCAAAAAAGTACGAAGTAATAGATAAACACATCTACAAGTGTGGCAACGTCAACATTGCTTGTACTGCGAACAAAAGTGAGAGCCAGAATTAACTTTGTATTAAAATAATCCATATACTCCAACCGTCCAACAACTATGCTCTCTTTCTACTTGTCCATGTTATCGTCTTAATTGTTTTTACAAGACACATTAACAAACATTTATATGAGCATGCTGCAGCCTATTAAACTAAACTGcagaaacataaaaataaataatttgacAAAATCAAAACTAACCAAACCAGAAACAATCTGATGCAAATCATTCAAATCAAAGCCAATTTGAGATAGATCAGCTTGCGCATCAGAAACCTGTTTCAAGAGTTCAAAATAAATTGGGaattgattatatattttttaaattgctAGTTAAGGAAATACAAAAAGAAATCAGCAATGCAATTGCATGTACCTCATTCCTAATTAATTTAGAAATCTCTATTTGCTCATCAATTTTTCCGTCCAAGTTCTCAATTCTCTGAGTCAAGTGCCTTTTTGCTGCCTGCTCGTGAACCATACAGAAAATCAATCACATAGATATTACATAGGCTAACTACTCTTGCAGTCTTGCTTTACCAGTCATCATGGAATAGTCACAGATTTCGGTAAAGGCATAAATAAGGAGACACCATAAACTTTTTTGTCACACTCATCATGAAAATTGAGGTattaaggaaaagaaaacatgaTGGTCCAATAAATACAAATCTTATAGCTTATACTTACAGCAAGAGCATCAGACACGTGATCCAAGTGTTTTGTCAAGTTTGAAACAGCATTTGCCATATTCTGCTTTGATACATACATCAGGTCCGAGAAGGAATAACCCTGGCATTTTGAAAATGGAGAGCCGAAGGGATCGTGTCACAAAACAGAGAATCAGTTTCTAGAGAAGACATGCAAGCAGCAGAAAACGGTATACACTGAAGAGAATAGCCTTTTAACTAAGGAACCTCCTAGTCTAGGAACGTAAATGAATGTAATACATCCCTAACCTTCCACCACATGTACCCATAACCCAAAGCTCCAACAGCAGCAGCCGGAACAATTAGAGATGTTAAGTTACCTACAACAACGAGAACAAGAGTCACCACTTGCACAGTAATAAGCCGACATTTTCACTTGGAAAAACACAAGATACTGACTCTGTGTAGAGTTCCCATTTAGAACAGTAATTTGCCTAGATGAGGCCAGCTGGCGAACCTCCATTGCTAATCGACGGACCTGAAAATGAGCTAACCATATATCAAAGCTGAAGGGCACATCTTTTTGAAATACCCGTAGGCTAAGGCATTACACTTCACATATTGTGCCCAGGTCATTTCAACAGTCTAACAAGTGCACCGAGATCCTTAAAAGAAAAGGGACAATGAGAAACTCAATATTTTGTTGGACAAGTACTTCTACACAAACATGTGAAAGAGGATGGTATCATAGTTCTTCAGATAACTTAGGTAAATAACTTAGGTAAAAGAGGATGGTATCATAGATTATTAGCTAAACCATCATACAATGATTATACAAACAAGTAGGTAGTTGGCTAAGTTACCACGACATATTATTAATAACACTGAGGTCTATAACAGCAACATGAAGATGATAATTAAAATACCAAGAATAAACCTGGCTAGCAATGGCATCAGAATAATCTGACTCCCCCTCTGACTCGCCTGATTTCTCCATGCCTTTAACCAAATTCTGGCAAATATCCGGAAACATTCTAAAATTAATCAAGAAACACATACAACTAAATAAACATTGCAGCTGAAGAAATTTCGATTAATAATGGTTTAAAAAGTAGTATCAAGCAGTTGTGAGACCACTACATGAACTGAGAATTACTAGAACTTAATATCATAGTCCGGTACTATGCTAGTCCATTTATTTTGGGAATAAGAAATCACTTTCTCTGAGAATTATATTAACATGGCGTCTATTCTCTCAAAAATATCTCACAAGCATTCCCAGATTGAATATCGCaatatcagaaaaaaaaaacataaaatttttaagAGACTGACccaaaaaatcataattttaagggacggactaaaatgattgaaa is part of the Salvia splendens isolate huo1 chromosome 22, SspV2, whole genome shotgun sequence genome and encodes:
- the LOC121787687 gene encoding uncharacterized protein LOC121787687, translated to MATQAGFGLSRIVLIAGAGYTGTILLKNGKLSDVLAELQNLVKGMEKSGESEGESDYSDAIASQVRRLAMEVRQLASSRQITVLNGNSTQSNLTSLIVPAAAVGALGYGYMWWKGYSFSDLMYVSKQNMANAVSNLTKHLDHVSDALAAAKRHLTQRIENLDGKIDEQIEISKLIRNEVSDAQADLSQIGFDLNDLHQIVSGLDGKLHSLEDKQEFANAGVMYLCSIINGKRMAMPERIQDQLKHPGNPMQNLMGLRAIVDSPNSNLLTDGSVHDNKLSKPITRTFSNKS